A window of Punica granatum isolate Tunisia-2019 chromosome 8, ASM765513v2, whole genome shotgun sequence genomic DNA:
atttgataaatattttgttaatgtGAATTAATTGTATAGGTATTTACATGTACTCCATTAtttaatgtacatatatattccctaatatatatttattatattatatttgataaatatttgttaatgtgcattaattgtatatttatttacatttatgCAACTATTtaatgcacatatatatttattttattattttactatttgataaatattatattaatattaattaattgtatatgtatttatatttatgcAACTATTTAATATCTTGTTTACATTTATGGCATGCGTCTAGTTTCACACTTGCCAAAGCATCATATCGACgagtttttatataataataataataataataataataataataataattaataagagTGTtatttatgtgtgtgtgtgtgtatatatataacactTCAAAGCTCTCAAACTGAGAGTCATTTCATCTAGCCAATTTTATAAATGGATCTTTATACATCAGTGGCCACTCTCTTTGCTATCCTCGGAGCTCTCCAATTGCTTCTCCATTACTTCCGGCATGCCAGGAAGCTGCCACCGGGTCCTTGGCCGTTTCCTGTGATCGGAAACCTCCACATGCTGGGCAAACTGCCCCACCAAAGTCTGCGCAAACTGGCCAAGACATATGGCCCCATCATGTCCATCCATCTTGGCACTGTGCCTGCCATCGTGGCCTCGTCCCGTGAAGCCGCCGATCTATTCCTCAAAACCCATGACCGGGCCTTTGCAGGCCGCCCTAAAACCCTAGCCATTGAGCACGTATTTTACAGCGGGAAGGGCATCGCCTTCACAGACTATGGGCCCTACTGGCAGAATGTCAGGAAACTGTGCATTTCGCAGCTCTTTAGCCCATCCAAGATTGATCGCTTTGGGACGATGAGGAAGGAGGGGCTCTGCCATCTCGTGAGGAAGATCAAGGACGCTGCTGTGGCGCACCAGGTGGTGGACATTAGCGCGCCAGTGGAGGAGCTCATGGGAGACATGTCCTTTAGAATGATATTAGGGAGCAGTTTCAAGGACAGGTCCAATTTGAAGGCTATTATTCATGAGGGACTACGCTTAGCTGGTACCTTTAATCTTGCTGATTACATGCCATTATTCCGGGCATTTGATCTTCAGGTACTAATTAATTTTcgaattttttcaaattgtgtCTATCGGCCTGCTAAGATCTCTCCATTTCGATATCGCGTGTCCCTTGCTCTTTCTCTACAGTTGATAATTAAGATTTTCATTCTGAGTATACATGGTGTTGCTTCCCCAGGGAATAACTCAACGGTCCAAGGAAATCCATGTGAGCATCGACAAAGTGCTGGAGGAGATTATCGACGAACACGAAAGAAATGATGTGGAATCAGAAAGCGTCGGAGTCTTTGTGGACGTGTTACTCTCCATGATGAACCAGTCATTAGATACGGACAACAATAAACTTACAGTTTCACTCAACCGAACCAACCTCAAGGCTATCCTACTAGATATGATCACAGGTTCCTACGAGTCCTCGTCAATCGCGATCAACTGGGCATTCTCGGAACTCCTGAGGAATCCACATGTGATGGCTCAGCTCCAGGAAGAGCTCAATACGGTTGTCGGGATGGATCGGATGGTTGAGGAAGCAGATTTAATGAAGTTAAACTATCTAGAGATGGTAGTGAAGGAAACCCTAAGACTTCATCCTGTTGAGCCACTGCTACTTCCCCACGAATGCAAGGAGGATACAGTAATCAACGGATATCATATACCCAAGAAGTCGCGGATCATTGTGAATGTTGGGGCTATCGGGAGAGACCCAAAAATTTGGTCAGGCAATGCTGAAGAGTTTATTCCTGAGAGATTCATCGACAACGATATAGATCTCAAAGGACATGACTTCCAGCTCATCCCGTTCGGATCCGGAAGGAGAATTTGCCCTGGAATGGTGCTAGGGTTAATAAATGTCCAACTCGTTGTTGCACAGTTGGTGCATTGTTTCAAGTGGGAACTACCCCATGGAATGTTGCCGTGTGAGTTGGATATGACAGAGGAGTATGGCATGTCATGTTCTAGGGCTAATCATCTTCTTTTGAAGCCTACTTATCGTTTGCTAGTTTAAATTCAGACATTTAAAGGAAGATGTTTTAGTGCAGTCGCAGAAGATGTCTACGACTCAGACACCAAAAGGTCTCAAGTTCGATCCTCACTAGTGGAATCTATGTATCCTATATTTCGCTTTGATTTCCTATCATCTCATCGGCTCCCTCATgacaagaaaaaataaaatcaggACATTTATTTTCAGTCCTATTacttatacaaatatatataattccgTAGTAGTAGTAGTCAATATGATGCTTGGCAAggtatttaaaatatattagatGTAAGAAAAGATTCTGCAATGCAAGTCgatatatatctttatatatatatatacacacacacatatataaagatattgtgcaatataatttttatgcagTTTTTCACCCCCAATCCACCTCATACAATCATCTTTATCAGCCCTCAGAATAACTAATGTAGACCCGCTGCGCATTGCTATGGCTGCATTAATATAATCAGTGCTGCATTAAGTACATTGATGGATTAGTGTGTATTTATAACATTATCATATTTACATTATCATTCAAAAGCATTGATGAAAATATCAGGTTACATATCTTAAATCATTAAGTCTAATGAAATGGCACTTGTTTCTTATATTTCCGTAGAACtacaaatatatagaaaatcaGCAGCATCAGACAAAATATATCAACATATTCTTGTATCTTAGACTATCAGGAACttcataaaatacaaaaaaaagaaagaaataaaacaaaaaacattCTCACTCCTCCTTTGCAATAAAAGGTTGAAACCTCCAATGGACATGTAAAACACAAAAGCACTGGCAATATTCCATATTCATCAAAATCTCTCATTCGACTCTAATGTTTGCTTTGTGACTCCCTACTTCTCTTCTTTGACAAACCTACCAATAATATAGAAGATACGCAATTACTATTACTGAATTCGATAGCAATAAGAGCATGAGCTAACTCATACTCTATTTAGGGTAAAAACAAATAaccaaattttatattaataaacaCTAAAGTAGACATACTGAGGAATGATGGAGGTATGGGGTGAAGGACAACCAAATCCCTCAAATCCGTGGAATATTTTGAAAGATTGACTGAAATGGTTGAAATTCTGATTTGgtagaagaaaaagatatgaTAGGTGGTGGTCAAATTGGATAGAGAAATACTGTGTCAAAGATTGTAGAGAATGTCATTTCTTTGGTCACATGGAGGAACAGTGAGAAGCAAGATAGCGGGAAATAgtggaaaagtaaaaaagaaccAACTTAAATATCATAAGTACAGAGAGTAAGAGTTGGTGATATTAGCAAATTCATAAACTTTGCCCATCACATATCTGAGTTATTTGATGTTTTCTATTagataaatttaattgatagcaaattaagaaaattagtAATTAGTAATTCATAACCATATTGAATTTTCGAGATTGACCATGTATTTTTAGGAAGGATTCACAGTCAATTAAATTACCAAGTCAAAAATAAGTCCATTAAAAAGGAATAAAATAAGGAAAGATTGCAATTTAAATTATCAACTCATTGAAATTCTAAAATGATAGAAACGATTGTTATAAATATTACCATAGTATTATCAACTGCCAAAATAGGTTGATTTGATAGGAAAATATGTGTGATATAACCAAACCAGGTGATCACAATACAATTGAAGTAGTTCATCCTTCACCGTAAGCCTAATTCTTGACCTCCTACAAGCATTCTATACAGACCccagttaaaaaaaaatgtgaaggGGATCTTCAGTCCAGTCCATCATTCATATCGAATTCTACTCCTCTATGGTATCGGGAGGAAATCACAAAAGAGTAGTGAAATGAGGGGTCTTGGGCTGGTAACCAAGCGTAGGAGCTCTTTACAAAAGAGTAGTGAAAAGGAAAGGAGGTCGGGATGTCGTGCCCAAGCCGATGGCCCTGCTGACCAGGTGGTCCGACCCGGTCCGGTAGGGTTGAATATGACTCGAGCGACCCGAATCTGGATCCAACCAGATCTGGTCGGGTCGAGCAAGATCCGACCATATCTGGTTAGATCTTGATCTGCACTGATCAGATCTGGGCTGGTTCCTGGAGACATTGCGCCAAGCGGTGGTGGCACAACAGTAGCAGCAGCGGTACGCGGCGGAGCAACAACAACAACCACAGGCCACAAACTGCAACGAACAGCAGTCGGACCCAGGTGAaagacataaatatatatatatatatgtatgtatatatatgtatatatttattctacatggaaattaaataaatatgtgtACAAGTTCTAGCCACTTGGTGACTTGGAGCACCCAGCTTGAAATGGACCAATTATTGAAGATAAAAGATGCGGTGATGATCAAACAAACTATTCCATCTAAGCAGAGATGTGGTGATGATTATTAATACACAAGGTGCTTCAtagtttttcaaattttctggataaatatcttattttggtagataaaatataaattaaatgattgTATCTTCGAGGTTATATCATTCATATCTATTTCTTCCGCAACTTAATTGTCCGAGGATTGTTGCTCTTCCAATCATATACGGGATCACTAAACACAACGATTATTACGCGTATGCAtgcttttttttcctcgaTTCATATCAAATCACCCATGAATTAACCTATTGTATACTTAGCTTGGAAGATACCTTGTCGCGAAAATAATTGTGTAGAATTTGACTCATAACCATACGAAAAGTCCCTTTTGCATTTGCTTCATAGTTTGAGAAGATTCAGACTCCAATTTTTCCAATCATCGACCACACTTTCCAACAAAGTTTAAATCTTCATCGGGCCAACCGACACAAACTCCCATTGGCTTATCCATTCCGTGAATTCGCAGGCGTTTCACAAGGCCAAGTAGGACGAAACCCGAATATTTCCGTTTAGAAAGAGAAACgaatatatatcttttattttattttttaacaaaaaaggCCTCGATTTCTTGAGCACGAGGGTAGATAATtctttgaccaaaaaaaaagaagagtagAAAGCTCATATTTAAATCATTAATTTAACATTTGGCCCGACTATAGTATACAAAGTCACTTGTCAccatcaattttattttctctattttatcACCTGACTTCCAAATTTCTTGATGGGACGCGAGCAATTTAATTAAGGCAATCAGATCTCCATGCTCTTGTTCTCTTGAGAGGTATTCTACTATAAATTTCTGTAGATGGAAAAGATTCGAGTATGAGCCCAACGATTGATGCTGTAGTTTTcgatattttaaaatgttgtCGTGAAGACGCAGTTACGTATGAAATATGTAAATGAAAGACAATGGAAGAATTCTTTTCACATTCATCAAGGAAAAGGATACACGTATATGTACAAACTCTGCCCAACTAAATTGCCTAAAAtactgtctttttttttttccctttctcaaCGATGACAAAAACGAGTACAGGGAAAAAATGTCTACGAGGGCAAATTACAGCAATCCACCTAGATCACCATTCTGCCTAAAATACTTTGTCTATTTCCTAAGATGAATGGCAATGGAATAGAAAGAATTGGTACATAGTATACATAGAATATACATTTGATGATTGTGCCCCGTAGATACAgtaatactccccctcaagttggattAGGAATGTCAATAATGCCCAACTTGCAAAGAAGAAACTGGAAATGATCACGACCCAGGACCTTCGTAAAAATATCCGCGAGTTGGAGGTTGTTGGAGACATGAAGCACAGAAATTTGACCCTACTTGAAATGATCGCGAACGAAATGGCAGTCAATCTCGATGTGCTTCTTCTGTTCATGAAACACTGGATTGGTGGCAATAGGGATAGTTGCCGGTTGTGACAAAATAGGAAAATGATTGGCTAACAAGTCCACAATAGTATTTGAGGaggcgtttgatttcagaattaaagtaactttaattttgattttgattttgattgtgaaaaaaaacaaatgagatggtattataaatttgacttgggaaacgtgtatttttgttttgtagtgagtagagttaaaatcaaaattatgattctaaaatttgaCCCTAAAATCAAACATGCCCTGAGGATCTTCTGGCTACTAGACATCGATGAAATAAGTACTCACTTCTTAGAAAACccgaaagaatttttttttttttccaaactgAAACAAGGAATTGGAAAAGCTTAAAATGTTACGTCATTTTATTAGCTTTCAGACTAAGACAGTGAGATGAAAACCATTGAAAAAACCTAGAAACAAAATGTGGAAGCATGGAATATATAGCTAATTGGTGTTGGTTTAGGGTTGGGGCTTGTGGGTGGGGGGGTATGTTTTGGGTTGAGGTGGGGTAGGGTGGGGGGTGGGAATTGGAAAAGCAAAACAGCTTCTAGAAAAATGTTCTAAAAAGGCGCAGCAGAAAACGTGAACCAAAATGTACAGCAAAATAAAGAGAGAAGTTAGAACTTACACTGAAAGGCTGTTAAGCATAGGTATCCATGACCTGCCCCAGTTAGGGACGAAGTCATCACCCAATAACATATAGCCACCTCCGATGGCATCTGAGGTGAGACAATGGCCTACGGCGTTATTAATCAGGCCAAGGCTTGCCAACTGAGAAGTTAAGCTTACTGGGAACCTATTTGTACAGAAGTACCCGAACTTGAAGCCCGACATTGCCACTCTTATCTCTCGTCTTTGCCCAATGAAGTCAGTGTAAAGAACCTCTGTTTCACCCCTACAAAGTTCCTGCCAATAAGATGAAAACGGATTAACGAAATAGAAGAAGTTAAAAGCAGTACACAGAGAGTATGGGTAGAAAATTGCAGAGAAAACCAATCGTTGATGTCTTATATCTATCTCGGAAGTGCATAAAGGAAATTGAGTCGCAACCCACTTCGATATTTTTAGGGTTTCCGCTCCATCGCTGTTCtacccttctctctctctcttcgtttctcccatttaagctattcttttcattttcaatcagaagaataatttttttcccctaaaagATCTCTTGAGACACATGGATGGCCGGAGAGGGTCTCTTTGACATTCTCCTTTAGCCTAAAAAAAGGAGATGCTCTTGCCAATGGATCTTTACGCATCAATGGCCACTCTCTTTGCTATCCTAGGAGTCCTCCACTAGGTACTCCGCCTCTTCCAACGCGCAGAGAAGCAGCCGCCCGGTCCTTGGCCACTTCCGGTGATCTGGAATCTCCACGTGCTGGGCAAACTGCCCCACCAAAGCCTGCGCAAACTGGCCAAGGGATATGGTCCCATCATGTGCCTGCGCGTTGGGAATGTTCCCGCCATCGTGGTGTCATCCCCCGAGGCCGCCAAGCTGTTCCTCCAAACCCATGATCGGATCGTTGCAGGCCACCCTAAAACCCACGCCACCGATCACATTTTTTACCGTGGGAAGGGTATTGCCCTTATAGATTATGGGCCTCACAGGCAGAGTGTCAGGAGACTATGCATTTCACAACTCTTGAGCCCGTCGAAGATCAATCTCTTTGGGCCGGTGAGGAAGGAGGAGCTTCGGCATCTCGTGAGGAAGATTAAGGAGGCTGCAGCGGTTCGCGAGGTGATGGACCTTAGCGCGGCAGTGGGGCAACTTATTGGAGACGTGGCCTTTAGAATGATATTAGGAGGCAGCAGTTATAAGGACACGGCCAATTCGAGGGCTATGATTCGTGAGGGTCTAACTTTAGTCGGTGCCTTTAATCTTGCTGATTATGTGCCCTTATTAAGGGCATTCGCTCTTCGGATACTTAACTTTGTGTACctctgaaaaaaattaaatttccaacacttatatttttttttccatatagCCGGTGAGTTCAAGAAATTAACTTTTGGAATAGAAAATCGTAAACATATTTTTACCTAAAAATGAAGAACAATTTTTTAGGAAAAGGAATTTGTCTAATTTCCCAAATTCAAAACAATTTAGAGAAGTATTTCTAATAGTTTCCCAACTTTATTCTCCTTAATTGGAAGGTTCTGTAttgtttttttcctatttaattATATCTTTATCCTTCCTTTAATTGGAAAGTCTCCAATAGTTATTAGACATTGAATATAAGGTTGAACTTTCTAAATTTTGAGTTTGTAAATGTAAACAtgatttatcaattttatgtAGAGAAATAAATCAAGAAAAGgttaagaaaaatagaaatgaaaaataaagaagactTTTCTAAAAGTAAACGAGCCAAATATGCCAAGAAGACCTAACAATGGGCCGCATTGAATATGAAGGAATGCAGCATTGAAGGATGgaaaccatttttttttaataaagtaCTAAACTATTAGTCCGcataaagacaaaaaaaactttggCTAATAGAAATcactaatagctaataaatcAGTATAAATAGTTTCAATAAATACCGAATTTGAAATCTCTTAGTTACAGCGAAGGCGTACGCCATTAAGTTACATCATCttgtttttttcaaattttctgtGACATTCACAAAGGTTTCTCTTCGCTTTCGCCTCTCTCCAActtttttctataattaataatttcattcCAAAATTAATGCATGTGTTTATTGCCCTAAAGAATCACTCAGCGATCTAAGGCAATACCTGAGAGCATCGACAAAGTACTCGAGGAGATTATGGACGAACATGAAAGGAATGCGGCATTAAGAAGCACTAAAGACTTTGTGGATGTGCTACTCTCGATGTTGAACCGACCAATAATAGATCCCGACAATGAACGTCAACTTTCTTTTGATCATACCAACCTCAAGGCTATCCTACTAGATATGATCACTGGTTCCTGTGAGTCCTCGTCAAACGCGATCAACTGGGCATTCTCGGCACTCTTGAGGAATCCGCATGTGATGGCTCAGCTCCAGGAAGAGCTCAATACGGTTGTTGGGATGGATCGGATGGTTGAGGAAGCAGATTTAATGAAGTTAAACTATCTAGAGATGGTAGTTAAGGAAACTCTAAGACTTCATCCCGTCGAGCCACTGCTACTTCCCCACGAATGCATGGAGGATACAGTAATCAACGGATATCACATACTCAAGAAGTCGCGGATCATTCTAAATGACGTTTGCACTTTTATTTTGGTTGTTTTTAGCTAGATTCGATATATACTTTTGCCAAAAGCTGATAGACATTCTAACGCCGGAATTCAATATTTGCGTTAATTAGCTCAATCGATAAACAAGGTACAGACAACTATAAATGGCTTAGATGTAGAGAAAGTGGCTTTTAATACAATGGCACATGCATGCTCAAGGTCAGATTATATGAATTCCAGGTTCTATTATCATAAGTGAAATCGTCCGTAAATTGTActattctcctttttttttataaattatttttctattcgtaaattgcacttttctcttttttttataaattatttttcgattCATTTACTAAAAATATAAACCTTTCCTTTGTAACAGAAAAGCCCAAATACTATCAAGTTGTcccataaaattttt
This region includes:
- the LOC116187468 gene encoding cytochrome P450 CYP736A12-like, which codes for MDLYTSVATLFAILGALQLLLHYFRHARKLPPGPWPFPVIGNLHMLGKLPHQSLRKLAKTYGPIMSIHLGTVPAIVASSREAADLFLKTHDRAFAGRPKTLAIEHVFYSGKGIAFTDYGPYWQNVRKLCISQLFSPSKIDRFGTMRKEGLCHLVRKIKDAAVAHQVVDISAPVEELMGDMSFRMILGSSFKDRSNLKAIIHEGLRLAGTFNLADYMPLFRAFDLQGITQRSKEIHVSIDKVLEEIIDEHERNDVESESVGVFVDVLLSMMNQSLDTDNNKLTVSLNRTNLKAILLDMITGSYESSSIAINWAFSELLRNPHVMAQLQEELNTVVGMDRMVEEADLMKLNYLEMVVKETLRLHPVEPLLLPHECKEDTVINGYHIPKKSRIIVNVGAIGRDPKIWSGNAEEFIPERFIDNDIDLKGHDFQLIPFGSGRRICPGMVLGLINVQLVVAQLVHCFKWELPHGMLPCELDMTEEYGMSCSRANHLLLKPTYRLLV
- the LOC116188890 gene encoding cytochrome P450 CYP736A12-like, translating into MALLTRWSDPVRSGLVPGDIAPSGGGTTVAAAVLRLFQRAEKQPPGPWPLPVIWNLHVLGKLPHQSLRKLAKGYGPIMCLRVGNVPAIVVSSPEAAKLFLQTHDRIVAGHPKTHATDHIFYRGKGIALIDYGPHRQSVRRLCISQLLSPSKINLFGPVRKEELRHLVRKIKEAAAVREVMDLSAAVGQLIGDVAFRMILGGSSYKDTANSRAMIREGLTLVGAFNLADYVPLLRAFALRILNFVYL